Within Kutzneria chonburiensis, the genomic segment AGATCTGCGTGCTGTCCAACGGCATCGACTCGCTGGCCGCCGCGCAGGCCGCCGGCCAGCTGCCCAAGGACATCGACGTGCTGCCCGGCCAGGAGGGCGTGCAGGACGAGGGCACCGCGATGCTGGAAATCGTGCACAGCGTCGCCCCGGCGGCCAAGCTCGGCTTCGCCACCGCGTTCAACGGCGAGGCCTCCTACGCCGACAACATCCGCGCGCTGCGGCACACCGCGCACTGCACGGTCATCGTCGACGACGCCGCCTACCTCGACGAGTCGCCGTTCCAGGACGGGCCGGTCGCCCAGTCGGTCATCGACGTCACCAACGACGGCGCGCTGTACTTCACCTCGGCCGGCAACAACGGCAACACGGCCGACGGCACCGCCGGGCACTGGGAGGGCGACTTCACCGACTCCGGCAAGACGATCGCCGGCACGTTCGGCACCGCGCACGACTTCGCGCCGGGCTCGGCCGTGCAGACGCTGGAGCCGGTGTCCAAGGGCTCGCTCGGCGACGTCGCCATCCTGTCCTGGTCGGATCCCTCGGGTGGGGCCAAGAACGACTTCGACCTGTACGTGCTCGACCCGGCCGGCAACGTGGTCGCGGTCGGCGCGGACAAGCAGGACGGCGGCCAGGATCCGATCGAGGGCGTGACGCTGCCCGGCACCGACGACGCCCAGTACGCGCACAACGCGCCGTACTTCCTGGCCGTGGTTCGCTACGCCGGCAAGGACAAGCGCTACCTGTCGCTGAGCGTGAACCGGGGCCGGTTCGTCGACTCCGACAACGTGAAGGCCTACACCACGCCCGGCGCGATCTACGGGCACGCCGGCGTGCCGGCCGCCATCAGCGTCGCCGCCGCGCCGGCGGCCACGGCCTTGGGCCCGCTGGAGCCGGGCGACCCCACCGGGCCGACCGGGCCGTACCCCGGCACCTTCGGGCCCGGAAGTCGTTGGGAGCGCTTCACTTCCGACGGTCCGCGGCACGTGTTCTACAACCCTGACGGCACGCCGATCACCCGTGGCAACGTGACGTCCACCGGCGGCACCACGCGCCCCAAGCCCGACATCACCGCCGCCGACGGCGTGAACACCACGGTGCCCAACTTCCAGCCGTTCTTCGGCACCTCGGCCGCGGCCCCGTACGCCGCCGCGATCGCCGGACTTCTGTTGTCGGCCAAGCCGAACGCCACGCCGGCGCAGGTCCGTCAGGCCATCGTAAGCAGCGCCGTCGACATCGGCCCGGCCGGCTTCGACACCGTCACCGGGTACGGCATCGTCATGGCCGGTCCGGCATTGCAGGCCATCGGCGCCACGCCCGTCGCCCCCTAGGAGACTTCTGATGCGTCGCTTCATCACCGTCGCCGTGGCGGCCGTCGCGCTCGCCGGCGGCACCGTCGCCGTCGCGCATGCCTCGGCACCGCCCGGATTCGTACCCAAGAACGCCGCGTGGCTCAGCGCCAGCGAGGGTTTTGTGTTGGGACAGGCCGGTTGCGGCCAGCCCGACCTGTGCGAGACGTTGCTGCACACCACTGACGGCGCCAAGACCTGGACCGAGATCCCGGTGCCGCAGCTGGAACGCCCGGACAACCAGTATTTCGGCTTCCCCACGGTCATCGCGGCGTCGGCCAAGCGCTTTGCCGTGTACGACAACAACAGGATCATGGAGACCACCGACGCCGGCAAGCACTGGTCGGCGTTGGCGGTGCACGCGAACAGCCCGTCGCTGATGATCGGGGACGTGAAGTACTTCCGCGGCAAGGTTTTTGCCATCGCCGGCGGTCCCGAGCAGACCGATCTCTACGCGGCTGGGCCGTCCGGGCTCGATCCCGTGCCCGGCGTGACGATCCACCGGCCGGTCAACGACGTGCAGGGGACGATCGCCGGCGGGGACGCGTTGGAGGTCAGTCTGACCAACGCCGGCCAGTCGTGGCCGACCAGCACCTGGCGCAGCAAGGACGGCAAGTCCTTCACCCAGCAGCCGTATCCGTGCCTGGCCGGTGAGGCCGCGATCTACGCCGAGCACAAGCCCGGGCTGCCCATCGCCGCCATCTGCGAGGCCGTCGGGCCCAGCCGGCCCGGCAACTGGGACAAGGCCATGGTGACCGCGCCGGCCACCGGCGGCAAGGTCACCCGCGCTCCCCGGGCCCCGGAGATCGGTGTCGTCGCCGGATTCGCGCTGGTCAGCGACAAGGTGGCGGTCATGCCGGTGACCGGCGGGGGCGTGACGCTCTTCCTTCGCACCGAGGATGCCGGCCAGACCTGGACGAACACGTTCACGATTGACGGCCAGGTGTGGTCGCCGGACCTGGCCTTCGTCAACGCCACCACGGCGTACCAGACCAACGGGACCGGTCTGTACCGCAGCACCGACACCGGAAAAACCTGGACCCAGATCAGTTTCGCCTGATCAAGGCCCGCGAGGCCCCGCTGTCATTTGACAGCGGGGCCTCGCTGGTTTTTCCGGTGAACCGGCGGGTTCCGTAGTGCGTCGTGGTGGTCGGGCGGTGGTAATCCACCGCCGGTACGACGGCCGGGTGGTGCGACTCCTCCACGCCCCCACCGTGCTGCCCGGCCCTCGTACCGCCTCGGCGGAAGGACGCACCCCATGACTTTGCTCGACTGGTCGGCGACGGTGCTGACCGTGGGAGATCCCGTCGAGGCGATCGGGATGCGGGCCGGGTTGGGCGCCGAGGTCAACTCGATGCTGTCGATGGCGATGCTGTCCGGGCCGGTCGTCGCCTACGCGGGCACCCCGGAGCGCTGGATCTTCCTGACCGCGCCGGCCACGTCCACCTCGAACTCGGTGCTGGCCGACCTGGTCAGACTGGGTGTCGGCCTGTTCCCGATGGGTTCGCTGATCGCCTTGCCGTGCGCGGAGAACCTGGCCACGGCCCGCTGGATCAACCACCCGGTGCCGAACAAGCCGCTGCCGCCGTGGCAGGCGGTGGTGGCGGCGGTGCGCCGTACCTCGTCGGTCAGTTCCGGCTGGCAGTGACACCGGCGATGATCAGGTCCAGCCCGGCCTGAAAACCCTTGTCCCGCAGGGCCCGCCGCTCCGGATCGGCCGGATGTCCGTCGCGGGCCTGCTCTTCGATGGTGAAGCCGTTCACGTAGGCGAAAACGGTGTCCACGGCGACGATCGCGTCGGACTCGGGGATGCCGGCCGCGGTCAGGGTGCCGATGAGCCGGTGCCAGAACAGCTGCGCGGTCTCGTCGGCCGGCACCAGGTACGTGGCCATCAGCCGGGCCCCGTCGCGCCGGGTCAGCATGGTCGCCCGAGCGCCGACGGCGGCGTACCGGAGGATGCCGGCCCAGTCGGCCGGCGGCTCCCCGATCATCTCGTCCGAGGCGGTCAGCCGCGCCACCATGGCGTTGAGCAGCGAGCGCTTGCTGTCGAAGTGCCGGTACAGCGCGCCGGGTTGCACGCCGAGCTTCTCGGCCAGTTTGCGCGTGGTCAGCGCATCCAGCCCCACCTCGTCCAGCAGCTCGAGCGCCGCCGCCAGCACCTCGTCCCGTCGCGATGTCACGCCGCACAGCTTGCCATCCCGATCGATGTGAACTAAGTTCACGTGAACTTAGTTCACACGCTA encodes:
- a CDS encoding TetR family transcriptional regulator yields the protein MTSRRDEVLAAALELLDEVGLDALTTRKLAEKLGVQPGALYRHFDSKRSLLNAMVARLTASDEMIGEPPADWAGILRYAAVGARATMLTRRDGARLMATYLVPADETAQLFWHRLIGTLTAAGIPESDAIVAVDTVFAYVNGFTIEEQARDGHPADPERRALRDKGFQAGLDLIIAGVTASRN
- a CDS encoding S8 family serine peptidase, producing MSVHARAALVATVVLVAAPLVGVPAADAAEQRTDAGIAAVMELKQHLTPVEQKQSMSFVIEKHLRADAGLRTTLPRFKTSAKPDAIAVDVQVTAVTPAVQAAIRDAGGTVKYVSTRLRTIEATLPLAGIDTVAGRADVRMVKASAKAVTDKADPPPATLFEGDKAHGADAARTLYGVNGANTKICVLSNGIDSLAAAQAAGQLPKDIDVLPGQEGVQDEGTAMLEIVHSVAPAAKLGFATAFNGEASYADNIRALRHTAHCTVIVDDAAYLDESPFQDGPVAQSVIDVTNDGALYFTSAGNNGNTADGTAGHWEGDFTDSGKTIAGTFGTAHDFAPGSAVQTLEPVSKGSLGDVAILSWSDPSGGAKNDFDLYVLDPAGNVVAVGADKQDGGQDPIEGVTLPGTDDAQYAHNAPYFLAVVRYAGKDKRYLSLSVNRGRFVDSDNVKAYTTPGAIYGHAGVPAAISVAAAPAATALGPLEPGDPTGPTGPYPGTFGPGSRWERFTSDGPRHVFYNPDGTPITRGNVTSTGGTTRPKPDITAADGVNTTVPNFQPFFGTSAAAPYAAAIAGLLLSAKPNATPAQVRQAIVSSAVDIGPAGFDTVTGYGIVMAGPALQAIGATPVAP